The Streptomyces sp. NBC_01244 genome contains a region encoding:
- a CDS encoding cysteine hydrolase, with the protein MADLDPATTALLTVECQNGVVGEESALPELAKEARDSGMLDRVAALVEAARGAGVQVLHAIAERRPDGLGANGNARLFRAAERLPVRQLTGSPAVEVAAPITVAEQDLVVRRLHGLSPMAGTDLDALLRNLGIRTLVVTGVSSNIAIPNTVFDAVNLGYQVVVPSDAIAGVPAACTAEVIRNSLSLVAAITTAEALLAQWAPGR; encoded by the coding sequence ATGGCCGATCTCGATCCCGCCACCACCGCACTGCTCACCGTCGAATGCCAGAACGGGGTCGTCGGCGAGGAGAGCGCCCTGCCGGAGCTGGCGAAGGAGGCGCGGGACTCCGGCATGCTGGACCGGGTCGCCGCGCTGGTCGAGGCCGCGCGGGGGGCCGGAGTGCAGGTGCTGCACGCGATCGCCGAGCGGCGGCCCGACGGGCTCGGAGCCAACGGCAACGCCCGGCTGTTCCGGGCCGCGGAGCGGCTGCCGGTGCGTCAGCTGACCGGCAGCCCGGCCGTGGAGGTCGCCGCGCCCATCACCGTCGCCGAGCAGGACCTCGTGGTCCGCCGTCTGCACGGCCTCTCCCCGATGGCGGGCACCGACCTGGACGCCCTGCTGCGCAATCTCGGCATCCGCACGCTCGTCGTCACCGGGGTCTCCTCCAACATCGCGATCCCGAACACCGTCTTCGACGCGGTGAACCTCGGCTACCAGGTCGTGGTCCCTTCCGACGCCATCGCCGGGGTGCCCGCCGCCTGCACCGCCGAGGTGATCCGCAACTCCCTCTCCCTCGTCGCGGCCATCACCACGGCCGAAGCCCTCCTGGCCCAGTGGGCTCCGGGGCGCTGA
- a CDS encoding cation:proton antiporter: protein MTSHQVQLLLLDIALILVLARGLGALAARVGQPPVVGEILAGILLGPTLLGDAAAGHLFPADVRPLLAGLANVGVTLFMFVVGLELEHRFLRGRARAALGAALGSTLVPFGLGALLAVHLLRNHPTEQRAAFVVFVGLSVSVTAFPVLARILVSRGLSRTAIGGLALATAGVVDVVAWSALGGVQAVAGGAADYWLVALLIPFAVLLLAVRPLLRRVFAPGGIEKPLTQTILSFVIVGALLCAAATEAMGMHYIFGAFLFGALMPREGVDVLREQILERAGQITFLLLPVYFVVAGLKVDLRGVGIEGLTEFGAILLVAIGGKLGGTYLGARSQALGKRDSATLAALMNTRGLTELVILGVGLELGLLDGSLYSLMVVMALVTTAMTGPLLSLIGAKGAAAQAPNPNPNPNPTPSRTPKPKPMSGAPDGGAAEGVGSAGRGSRPP from the coding sequence ATGACCAGTCATCAAGTGCAGTTGTTACTGCTGGACATCGCGCTGATCCTGGTGCTCGCCCGCGGGCTGGGTGCGCTGGCCGCCCGCGTCGGGCAGCCGCCCGTGGTGGGTGAGATCCTCGCCGGGATCCTCCTCGGTCCCACCCTCTTGGGCGACGCGGCCGCGGGCCACCTGTTCCCGGCCGACGTGCGGCCCCTGCTGGCGGGCCTGGCGAACGTCGGGGTCACGCTGTTCATGTTCGTCGTCGGTCTGGAACTGGAGCACCGCTTCCTGCGGGGCAGGGCGCGCGCCGCCCTCGGAGCGGCCCTCGGGTCGACCCTCGTGCCGTTCGGCCTCGGCGCCCTCCTCGCCGTCCACCTGCTGCGCAACCACCCCACCGAACAGCGCGCCGCGTTCGTGGTGTTCGTGGGCCTGTCGGTATCGGTGACCGCGTTTCCCGTCCTCGCCCGGATCCTCGTCAGCCGGGGGTTGTCCCGTACGGCGATCGGAGGCCTCGCCCTGGCGACGGCGGGGGTCGTCGACGTCGTGGCCTGGTCGGCACTCGGCGGCGTGCAAGCGGTGGCCGGCGGCGCCGCGGACTACTGGCTGGTGGCCCTGCTGATCCCGTTCGCGGTACTGCTGCTGGCCGTACGGCCCCTGCTGCGCAGGGTGTTCGCGCCGGGCGGCATCGAGAAACCCCTCACCCAGACGATCCTGTCCTTCGTGATCGTCGGGGCCCTCCTCTGCGCGGCGGCCACCGAAGCGATGGGGATGCACTACATCTTCGGCGCCTTCCTGTTCGGTGCGCTGATGCCCCGCGAGGGGGTGGACGTGCTCCGCGAGCAGATCCTGGAACGCGCCGGGCAGATCACCTTCCTGCTGCTCCCCGTGTACTTCGTGGTGGCGGGCCTCAAGGTGGATCTGCGGGGCGTGGGAATCGAAGGGCTCACCGAGTTCGGAGCCATCCTGCTCGTCGCCATCGGCGGGAAGCTCGGCGGCACCTACCTGGGCGCGCGCTCGCAGGCCCTGGGCAAGAGGGACTCCGCCACCCTGGCGGCCCTGATGAACACGAGGGGCCTGACCGAGCTGGTCATCCTCGGAGTGGGGCTGGAACTCGGCTTGCTGGACGGCTCGTTGTATTCCTTGATGGTCGTGATGGCTCTGGTGACGACGGCGATGACGGGGCCGCTGCTGTCACTGATCGGTGCCAAGGGCGCCGCGGCGCAGGCCCCGAATCCGAATCCGAATCCGAATCCGACGCCGAGCCGGACGCCGAAGCCGAAGCCGATGTCCGGTGCGCCGGACGGAGGGGCCGCGGAGGGTGTCGGCAGCGCGGGCCGGGGCAGCCGGCCACCGTGA
- a CDS encoding HipA family kinase, which yields MLTEVIATRYVTPLREGGSLPGIVEADDLGTYVMKFTGAGQGRKTLVAEVICGRLAQRLGLRVPPLVQMQLDPVIGLGEPDQEVQELLKASGGLNLGMDYLPGSIGFDPLAYQVDPVEAGRVVWFDALINNVDRSWRNPNMLVWHGDLWLIDHGATMIWHHNWPTAESAAAKPYNASDHVLAPVGPDIAAAAAALAPLVTEELLTEVAADVPDEWLVDEPGFDSTDALRRAYVEALLPRAATIHERITMEAEVKARSGPPGWLADRLDPRPRKMKSDSE from the coding sequence ATGCTCACAGAAGTGATCGCGACCCGCTATGTGACGCCCCTGCGTGAGGGCGGCTCGCTCCCGGGAATCGTAGAGGCCGACGACCTCGGCACGTACGTCATGAAGTTCACCGGAGCCGGCCAGGGCCGCAAGACCCTGGTCGCCGAGGTCATCTGCGGCCGGCTGGCCCAGCGGCTGGGGCTGCGCGTCCCCCCGCTGGTGCAGATGCAGCTCGACCCGGTCATCGGCCTCGGAGAGCCCGACCAGGAGGTCCAGGAGCTACTGAAGGCCAGCGGCGGGCTGAACCTGGGGATGGACTACCTCCCCGGCTCGATCGGCTTCGACCCGCTCGCGTACCAGGTGGACCCGGTGGAGGCGGGGCGCGTGGTCTGGTTCGACGCCCTGATCAACAACGTCGACCGGTCCTGGCGCAACCCCAACATGCTGGTTTGGCACGGGGACCTCTGGCTCATCGACCACGGCGCCACCATGATCTGGCACCACAACTGGCCCACCGCCGAGAGCGCCGCGGCCAAGCCGTACAACGCCTCCGACCACGTACTGGCGCCGGTCGGCCCGGACATCGCCGCGGCGGCGGCCGCACTCGCGCCGCTGGTCACCGAGGAGCTGCTCACCGAGGTCGCCGCCGACGTCCCCGACGAATGGCTGGTCGACGAGCCGGGCTTCGACTCCACCGACGCGCTGCGCCGCGCCTATGTGGAGGCCCTGCTGCCGCGCGCGGCCACGATCCACGAGAGGATCACGATGGAGGCCGAGGTGAAGGCCCGGTCGGGTCCGCCCGGCTGGCTCGCCGACCGCCTCGACCCCCGACCCCGGAAGATGAAGAGCGACAGCGAGTGA
- a CDS encoding DinB family protein, translated as MTISDGSQRSEPSTTADEREMLEGWLDYHRSTLAWKCEGLSDAQLRTTPLLPSELSLLGLVRHMAEVERYWFREIMLDEELPELYSTGENPDGDFHFADEDTWAEAEQVWQTEIELARQAAAGHSLDLASKPESHRRGEVFSLRWVYGHMIEEYARHNGHADLLREHIDGATGE; from the coding sequence ATGACCATCAGTGACGGATCCCAGCGTTCCGAACCCTCCACCACGGCCGACGAGCGCGAGATGCTCGAAGGCTGGCTCGACTACCACCGTTCCACCCTGGCTTGGAAGTGCGAGGGGCTGTCCGACGCGCAGTTGCGCACCACCCCGTTGCTGCCGTCCGAGCTGAGCCTGCTGGGGCTGGTGCGGCACATGGCCGAGGTGGAGCGGTACTGGTTCCGGGAGATCATGCTGGACGAGGAGCTGCCCGAGCTCTACAGCACCGGCGAGAACCCTGACGGGGACTTCCACTTCGCCGACGAGGACACCTGGGCCGAGGCCGAGCAGGTGTGGCAGACCGAGATCGAGCTGGCCCGGCAGGCCGCGGCCGGGCACTCCCTGGACCTCGCCTCCAAGCCCGAGAGCCACCGCCGGGGCGAGGTGTTCAGCCTGCGCTGGGTCTACGGCCACATGATCGAGGAGTACGCGCGCCACAACGGCCACGCGGACCTGCTGCGGGAGCACATCGACGGCGCCACGGGCGAGTAG
- a CDS encoding SDR family oxidoreductase, which translates to MTYDGTDSGKVALITGASRGIGYGIAEALVARGDRLCITGRNEDALKEAVERLGADRVIAVAGKAHDEAHQAVAVERTMEAFGRVDFLINNAGTNPVFGPIADLDLGVARKVFETNVISALGFAQRTWHAWQKENGGAIVNIASIAGVSASPFIGAYGMSKAAMVNLTLQLAHEMAPGVRVNAIAPAVVKTKFAQALYEGREQEAAAAYPLGRLGVPEDIGGAAAFLTSAQAEWITGQTLVVDGGMFLNAGVH; encoded by the coding sequence ATGACGTACGACGGAACGGACAGCGGCAAGGTCGCGCTGATCACCGGGGCGAGCCGGGGCATCGGCTACGGCATCGCCGAGGCCCTGGTGGCGCGCGGTGACCGGCTCTGCATCACCGGCCGGAACGAGGATGCCCTCAAGGAGGCCGTCGAGCGGCTCGGTGCGGACCGGGTGATCGCGGTCGCGGGCAAGGCGCACGACGAGGCCCACCAGGCCGTCGCCGTGGAGCGCACGATGGAGGCCTTCGGCCGCGTCGACTTCCTGATCAACAACGCGGGGACCAATCCGGTCTTCGGGCCGATCGCGGACCTGGACCTCGGGGTCGCCCGCAAGGTCTTCGAGACGAACGTGATCTCGGCGCTCGGCTTCGCCCAGCGGACCTGGCACGCCTGGCAGAAGGAGAACGGCGGCGCGATCGTCAACATCGCCTCCATCGCCGGCGTCTCCGCCTCGCCCTTCATCGGGGCCTACGGGATGAGCAAGGCGGCGATGGTCAACCTGACCCTCCAGCTCGCCCACGAGATGGCGCCGGGGGTCCGGGTCAACGCGATCGCGCCCGCGGTGGTGAAGACCAAGTTCGCGCAGGCGCTCTACGAGGGCCGGGAGCAGGAGGCGGCGGCGGCCTATCCGCTGGGCCGGCTCGGGGTCCCGGAGGACATCGGAGGAGCCGCGGCTTTTCTTACATCTGCACAAGCGGAATGGATCACGGGACAAACTCTCGTCGTTGACGGGGGAATGTTCCTCAATGCCGGAGTGCATTGA
- a CDS encoding nuclear transport factor 2 family protein codes for MTQRVDLAGVMDRLAIDELVTGYAIAVDDGDWDAYRALFAPGGRADYASAGGIEGPAGEVADWLAETMKLFPVRQHLIVNRLIRIPDQGGSPGDTAEVRADFLNPMRLAGEEPDEGGPAVTAPNFVAAGRYTFAVVRTARSGWRLARVTVHEKWRHMSF; via the coding sequence ATGACGCAGCGTGTGGACCTTGCGGGCGTGATGGACCGACTGGCGATCGACGAGCTGGTCACGGGGTACGCCATCGCCGTGGACGACGGGGACTGGGACGCCTACCGCGCCCTGTTCGCCCCGGGCGGGCGGGCCGACTACGCCTCGGCCGGCGGGATCGAGGGCCCGGCCGGGGAGGTCGCGGACTGGCTCGCGGAGACGATGAAGCTGTTCCCGGTGCGCCAGCACCTGATCGTCAACCGGCTCATCCGGATCCCGGACCAGGGCGGCTCCCCCGGCGACACGGCGGAGGTCCGGGCCGACTTCCTCAATCCCATGCGGCTGGCCGGGGAGGAGCCCGACGAGGGTGGCCCCGCCGTCACCGCGCCCAACTTCGTCGCGGCGGGCCGCTACACCTTCGCCGTGGTCCGTACCGCCCGGTCCGGCTGGCGGCTCGCGCGGGTCACCGTCCACGAGAAGTGGCGGCACATGTCGTTCTGA
- a CDS encoding Gfo/Idh/MocA family protein, which translates to MKVGCIGLGDIAQKAYLPVLTTRPGLELHLQTRTPATLERVAAQHRVPAERLHTDLDSLLAQKLDAAFVHAPTAVHPEIVERLLEAGVPTYVDKPIAYELAASRRLVELAEERGVSLAVGFNRRHAPGYAQCADHARDLIVMQKNRVGLPEDVRTFVLDDFIHVVDTLRFLLPGEADQVDVRAVVRDGLMSQVVLQLSGTGFTALGIMNRLSGSTEEVLEVSGQDTKRQVVNLAEVIDHKGQPTVRRRGDWVSVARQRGIEQVVDAFLEAVATGTTLSARDALLTHELCERVVRSALEQAS; encoded by the coding sequence GTGAAGGTCGGCTGTATCGGACTCGGCGATATCGCGCAGAAGGCGTACCTGCCCGTCCTGACCACCCGCCCGGGGCTCGAACTGCACCTGCAGACCCGGACCCCGGCCACCCTCGAACGCGTCGCCGCCCAGCACCGCGTTCCCGCCGAACGCCTGCACACCGACCTCGACTCGCTGCTCGCGCAGAAACTCGACGCCGCCTTCGTGCACGCCCCGACCGCCGTCCACCCCGAGATCGTGGAACGGCTGCTGGAAGCGGGCGTGCCGACGTACGTCGACAAGCCGATCGCCTACGAGCTCGCCGCATCGCGCCGCCTGGTCGAACTGGCCGAGGAGCGCGGGGTCTCGCTCGCCGTCGGCTTCAACCGCCGCCACGCGCCCGGCTACGCGCAGTGCGCCGACCACGCGCGCGACCTGATCGTCATGCAGAAGAACCGGGTCGGCCTGCCCGAGGACGTACGGACCTTCGTCCTGGACGACTTCATCCACGTCGTCGACACCCTGCGCTTCCTGCTGCCCGGCGAGGCCGACCAGGTCGACGTACGGGCCGTGGTGCGGGACGGACTGATGAGCCAGGTGGTCCTCCAGCTGTCCGGTACGGGCTTCACCGCGCTCGGCATCATGAACCGGCTCTCCGGTTCCACGGAGGAGGTGCTGGAGGTCTCCGGGCAGGACACCAAGCGCCAGGTCGTCAACCTCGCGGAGGTCATCGACCACAAGGGCCAGCCCACGGTCCGGCGGCGCGGGGACTGGGTGTCGGTGGCCCGCCAGCGCGGCATCGAGCAGGTCGTCGACGCCTTCCTGGAGGCCGTCGCCACGGGCACGACCCTCAGCGCGCGCGACGCCCTGCTGACCCACGAACTGTGCGAGCGGGTGGTGCGCTCGGCTCTGGAGCAGGCGTCCTGA
- a CDS encoding ABC transporter substrate-binding protein, translated as MFNRTRCLQITAAVASISLLSGCGLFSDDGGNGEQRIVVGTTSAPTTLDPAAAWDGSWELYRNVYQTLLAFPTGATKPQPDAAQSCEFTDSGNESYRCIVRKGLKFSDGEPLDAKAVKHSLDRIKTINAPSGPKALFGSLDKIETPDAQTVVFHLNTPDATFPFVLGSPAASLVSPKQYAADKLREGDKVTGSGPYTLESYKEGSEAVLNRNDTYNGFANRRNGGATIRYFADSKKMIAALKGKEIDATYRGLSAEEVKDLQAPASHDAGVQVVENVGAEIRYLIFNPRDPQVAKVQVRQAIAQIVDRGALVSQVYQGTAEPLYSMVPKGVVGHKTPFYDKYGQPDVAKAKKTLKDAGIPTPVDLTFWYTTDRYGASTADEFTELKRQLDESGLFKITLRGQPWKAFQEGYKKGDYPVFGRGWFPDFPDPDNFIAPFVGKDNAVGTPYESNEILNVILPKSRRESDRSAGIHEFEKAQQIFADDVRLLPLWQGKLYVAAREDIAGAERALDPQTVMQLWEMYRKTSW; from the coding sequence GTGTTCAACCGGACCAGATGCCTGCAGATCACTGCGGCCGTTGCGTCCATATCCCTGCTCTCCGGATGCGGCCTGTTCTCGGACGACGGCGGCAACGGCGAACAGCGGATTGTCGTCGGAACGACGAGCGCACCCACGACCCTCGATCCGGCCGCGGCCTGGGACGGCTCCTGGGAGCTCTACCGGAACGTCTACCAGACCCTGCTGGCGTTCCCCACGGGTGCCACCAAGCCCCAGCCCGACGCCGCCCAGAGCTGCGAGTTCACCGATTCCGGCAACGAGTCGTACCGCTGCATCGTGCGCAAGGGCCTGAAGTTCTCCGACGGCGAGCCGCTCGACGCGAAGGCCGTCAAGCACTCCCTGGACCGGATCAAGACCATCAACGCCCCGTCCGGCCCCAAGGCCCTCTTCGGCAGCCTCGACAAGATCGAGACGCCGGACGCGCAGACGGTGGTCTTCCACCTGAACACCCCGGACGCCACCTTCCCCTTCGTGCTCGGCTCCCCGGCCGCCTCGCTGGTCTCGCCGAAGCAGTACGCGGCCGACAAGCTGCGCGAGGGCGACAAGGTCACCGGTTCCGGCCCGTACACCCTCGAGTCGTACAAAGAGGGCAGCGAGGCGGTCCTGAACCGCAACGACACCTACAACGGCTTCGCCAACCGCCGCAACGGCGGGGCCACCATCCGCTACTTCGCGGACTCCAAGAAGATGATCGCGGCCCTCAAGGGCAAGGAGATCGACGCGACCTACCGCGGCCTCTCCGCCGAGGAGGTCAAGGACCTCCAGGCCCCCGCCTCGCACGACGCGGGCGTCCAGGTCGTCGAGAACGTCGGCGCGGAGATCCGCTACCTGATCTTCAACCCCAGGGACCCGCAGGTCGCCAAGGTCCAGGTGCGCCAGGCCATCGCGCAGATCGTCGACCGCGGGGCGCTCGTCTCGCAGGTCTACCAGGGCACCGCCGAGCCGCTCTACTCGATGGTCCCCAAGGGGGTCGTCGGCCACAAGACGCCGTTCTACGACAAGTACGGCCAGCCGGACGTGGCCAAGGCCAAGAAGACCCTCAAGGACGCCGGGATCCCCACGCCGGTGGACCTGACCTTCTGGTACACCACCGACCGCTACGGCGCCTCCACCGCGGACGAGTTCACCGAGCTCAAGCGCCAGCTCGACGAGAGCGGGCTCTTCAAGATCACCCTGCGCGGGCAGCCCTGGAAGGCCTTCCAGGAGGGCTACAAGAAGGGCGACTACCCGGTCTTCGGCCGCGGCTGGTTCCCCGACTTCCCGGACCCGGACAACTTCATCGCGCCGTTCGTCGGCAAGGACAACGCGGTCGGCACCCCGTACGAGTCCAACGAGATCCTGAACGTCATCCTGCCCAAGTCCCGCCGCGAGAGCGACCGGTCGGCCGGCATCCACGAGTTCGAGAAGGCCCAGCAGATCTTCGCCGACGACGTCCGGCTGCTGCCCCTGTGGCAGGGCAAGCTGTACGTCGCCGCCCGCGAGGACATCGCCGGCGCGGAGCGGGCGCTCGACCCGCAGACCGTCATGCAGCTGTGGGAGATGTACCGCAAGACCAGCTGGTAG
- the fabG gene encoding 3-oxoacyl-ACP reductase FabG, producing MSTTEQRVAIVTGAARGIGAATAVRLAAEGRAVAVLDLDEAACKDTVETITAAGGTAVAIGCDVSDSAQVEAAVERVVSLLGAPTILVNNAGVLRDNLLFKMSDTDWDTVMNVHLRGAFLMSKACQKHMVAAQFGRIVSLSSSSALGNRGQANYSAAKAGLQGFTKTLAIELGKFGITANAVAPGFIVTEMTAHTAARVGMDFEDFQAAAATQIPVQRVGRPDDVANAIAFFTGEAAGFVSGQVMYVAGGPLS from the coding sequence ATGTCCACCACCGAGCAGCGCGTCGCGATCGTGACCGGGGCGGCCCGGGGCATCGGCGCGGCCACCGCCGTACGCCTGGCCGCCGAAGGCCGGGCGGTCGCCGTACTCGACCTGGACGAGGCGGCCTGCAAGGACACCGTGGAGACGATCACGGCGGCCGGCGGAACGGCCGTCGCGATCGGCTGCGACGTCTCCGACAGCGCGCAGGTGGAGGCGGCCGTCGAACGGGTGGTGAGCCTGCTCGGCGCCCCGACCATCCTGGTCAACAATGCGGGTGTGCTGCGGGACAACCTGCTCTTCAAGATGAGCGACACCGACTGGGACACCGTCATGAACGTGCACCTGCGCGGTGCGTTCCTGATGTCGAAGGCCTGTCAGAAGCACATGGTGGCAGCCCAGTTCGGCCGGATCGTGAGCCTCTCCAGCAGCTCGGCGCTCGGCAACCGCGGCCAGGCCAACTACTCGGCGGCCAAGGCCGGGCTGCAGGGCTTCACCAAGACCCTGGCCATCGAGCTCGGCAAGTTCGGCATCACCGCGAACGCCGTCGCCCCCGGGTTCATCGTCACCGAGATGACCGCGCACACGGCCGCCCGGGTCGGGATGGACTTCGAGGACTTCCAGGCCGCGGCCGCCACCCAGATCCCGGTGCAGCGCGTCGGGCGCCCGGACGACGTGGCCAACGCCATCGCCTTCTTCACCGGCGAGGCCGCCGGCTTCGTCTCCGGCCAGGTCATGTACGTGGCCGGCGGACCGCTCAGCTGA
- the lnt gene encoding apolipoprotein N-acyltransferase gives MLTVSTVPERVPWWRAVAAVTAGALPCLAFPAPALWWFAYVALVPWILLLRSAPTGRRAALEGWLGGAGFVFAVHHWLLPSLHVFLFALAALLGLLWIPWALLVRELLGGAPGPGRAGAALVLVPAGWLLSELARSWQGLGGPWGLLGASQWQVAPALRLASVGGVWLVGLLVVAVNCVLVLLITSPGARAAALAGVTGCAVLTGVVWLWAPRPEVSGVLRVALVQPGPVEDGPDSAERRFAAGEQLTGTLAAQRPDLVVWGESSVGEDLTARPDLARRLSALSARVGAPLLVNVDARAADRPGIRKSAVLVGPGGPTGDRYDKMRLVPFGEYVPARELLGWATSVGKAAQENRVPGGAPVLMDLPGRADVRLGPLVCFESAFPDMSRRLVRDGAAVLIDQSATSSFQDGWAPAQHASLSALRAAETGRPEVHAALTGISAVHGPSGERIGSALPTSARTARVYEVPLARGTTLYVRHGDWAVGAALAALAAYYTVAGARSVRSGRPLGRPLGTPAGEPAGTPVGDALRTPAPEPSAPPARTVRGSAGRRAR, from the coding sequence ATGCTGACGGTCTCGACGGTCCCCGAGCGGGTCCCGTGGTGGCGTGCGGTGGCGGCCGTCACGGCGGGAGCACTGCCGTGCCTCGCTTTCCCCGCCCCGGCGCTGTGGTGGTTCGCCTACGTCGCCCTCGTGCCCTGGATCCTGCTGCTGAGGTCGGCCCCCACCGGCCGGCGCGCGGCCCTGGAGGGCTGGCTCGGCGGCGCGGGCTTCGTCTTCGCCGTCCACCACTGGCTGCTGCCCAGTCTGCACGTGTTCCTGTTCGCCCTGGCGGCTCTGCTGGGCCTGCTCTGGATCCCCTGGGCGCTGCTGGTGCGGGAGTTGCTCGGCGGCGCCCCCGGCCCGGGCCGGGCGGGAGCCGCGCTGGTCCTCGTACCGGCGGGCTGGCTGCTGTCGGAGCTGGCCCGGTCCTGGCAGGGGCTGGGCGGGCCGTGGGGGCTGCTCGGTGCCAGTCAGTGGCAGGTGGCGCCCGCGCTGCGGCTGGCTTCGGTGGGCGGGGTCTGGCTGGTCGGCCTGCTGGTCGTGGCGGTGAACTGCGTGCTGGTCCTGCTGATCACGTCGCCGGGGGCGCGGGCGGCCGCGCTGGCCGGGGTGACGGGCTGCGCGGTGCTGACGGGGGTGGTGTGGCTGTGGGCGCCGCGCCCCGAGGTCTCGGGCGTGCTGCGCGTGGCCCTCGTACAGCCCGGCCCGGTCGAGGACGGCCCGGACAGCGCGGAGCGGCGGTTCGCCGCCGGGGAGCAGCTGACGGGGACCCTGGCCGCGCAGCGGCCCGACCTCGTGGTGTGGGGGGAGAGCAGTGTCGGCGAGGACCTGACGGCCCGCCCGGACCTGGCCCGGCGGCTGTCCGCCCTGTCGGCGCGGGTGGGGGCTCCGCTGCTGGTCAACGTGGACGCGCGGGCCGCCGACCGGCCGGGGATCCGCAAATCGGCGGTGCTCGTCGGTCCCGGGGGCCCGACCGGTGACCGGTACGACAAGATGCGCCTGGTCCCCTTCGGGGAGTACGTGCCGGCCCGCGAGCTGCTGGGCTGGGCCACCTCGGTCGGCAAGGCCGCGCAGGAGAACCGCGTTCCGGGCGGGGCACCGGTCCTGATGGACCTGCCCGGCCGTGCGGACGTCCGCCTCGGCCCGCTGGTCTGCTTCGAGTCGGCGTTCCCCGACATGAGCCGCCGCCTCGTCCGCGACGGGGCCGCCGTGCTGATCGACCAGTCGGCCACGTCCAGCTTCCAGGACGGCTGGGCCCCGGCCCAGCACGCCTCGCTGTCCGCGCTGCGGGCGGCGGAGACCGGCCGGCCCGAGGTGCACGCCGCCCTGACCGGGATCAGCGCGGTGCACGGCCCGTCCGGCGAGCGGATCGGGTCCGCGCTGCCCACCTCGGCGCGAACGGCGCGGGTGTACGAGGTCCCGCTCGCCCGGGGCACGACCCTCTACGTCCGCCACGGGGACTGGGCGGTGGGCGCGGCGCTGGCCGCCCTCGCCGCGTACTACACCGTCGCCGGCGCCCGCTCCGTACGAAGCGGGAGGCCCCTCGGCCGACCCCTCGGGACGCCGGCCGGGGAACCGGCCGGGACGCCCGTCGGCGATGCGCTCAGGACGCCTGCTCCAGAGCCGAGCGCACCACCCGCTCGCACAGTTCGTGGGTCAGCAGGGCGTCGCGCGCGCTGA
- a CDS encoding uracil-DNA glycosylase: MLPESWLPVLGGELDQPYFKELTEFVEKERANGPVYPPREQVFAALEATAFDQVKVLVLGQDPYHGAGQGHGLCFSVQPGVKTPPSLRNIYKEMQAELGTPIPDNGYLMPWAEQGVLLLNAVLTVREAEPNSHKGKGWEKFTDAVIRAVAARPDPAVFVLWGAYAQKKLPLIDEERHAVVKGAHPSPLSAKKFFGSRPFTQINEAVAAQGHAPIDWRIPDLG, translated from the coding sequence ATGCTGCCCGAGTCCTGGCTCCCCGTCCTCGGCGGGGAGCTGGACCAGCCCTACTTCAAAGAACTCACCGAGTTCGTCGAGAAGGAGCGGGCGAACGGGCCGGTCTACCCGCCCCGCGAGCAGGTCTTCGCGGCCCTGGAGGCCACTGCGTTCGACCAGGTGAAGGTACTGGTCCTCGGCCAGGACCCGTACCACGGAGCCGGCCAGGGCCACGGGCTGTGCTTCTCCGTGCAGCCCGGCGTCAAGACCCCGCCCTCGCTGCGCAACATCTACAAGGAGATGCAGGCCGAACTGGGCACCCCCATCCCGGACAACGGCTATCTGATGCCGTGGGCCGAGCAGGGCGTCCTGCTGCTCAACGCGGTGCTCACCGTCCGCGAGGCGGAGCCCAACTCGCACAAGGGCAAGGGCTGGGAGAAGTTCACCGACGCGGTGATCCGCGCGGTGGCGGCGCGCCCCGACCCGGCCGTCTTCGTCCTCTGGGGGGCGTACGCGCAGAAGAAGCTCCCCCTGATCGACGAGGAGCGGCACGCGGTCGTCAAGGGTGCCCACCCCTCTCCGCTGTCGGCCAAGAAGTTCTTCGGCTCCCGGCCGTTCACCCAGATCAACGAGGCCGTCGCCGCCCAGGGCCATGCGCCGATCGACTGGCGGATCCCGGACCTGGGCTGA
- a CDS encoding DUF3037 domain-containing protein — protein sequence MIKRDVFEYALVRVVPRMERGECFNAGVIVYCRARSYVAARTHLDEAKLLALDPEADVVGVRAALGGVEGVCTGGELAGQAAGDDAGRRFRWLIAPRSTVVQPGPVHIGLTADPAVEVERLLDLLVR from the coding sequence GTGATCAAGCGGGACGTGTTCGAGTACGCGCTGGTGCGTGTGGTGCCCCGGATGGAGCGCGGCGAGTGTTTCAACGCCGGCGTGATCGTCTACTGCCGGGCGCGCTCCTACGTCGCCGCGCGCACCCATCTCGACGAGGCGAAGCTCCTCGCGCTGGATCCGGAGGCCGACGTGGTCGGGGTGCGGGCCGCGCTGGGCGGGGTCGAGGGAGTGTGTACGGGCGGCGAGCTCGCGGGGCAGGCGGCCGGTGACGACGCGGGACGGCGGTTCCGGTGGCTGATCGCACCACGGAGCACCGTCGTGCAGCCCGGCCCGGTGCACATCGGCCTGACGGCCGATCCCGCCGTGGAGGTGGAGCGGCTGCTGGACCTGTTGGTCCGGTAG